Proteins found in one Xenopus laevis strain J_2021 chromosome 1L, Xenopus_laevis_v10.1, whole genome shotgun sequence genomic segment:
- the bri3bp.L gene encoding BRI3-binding protein isoform X2 translates to MKIGIFRRRPKLQKIWQFFSRLTERFVYGVDVLVETLWRIWTDLLDVLGIDASNLTHYFSPAAVANNPTRVLMLVVAILLAYWFASLLLGFFFYVLHIMFGRFFWLVRVSLFALSCIYILQKYEGEPEHAMIPLCFVVAVYFMTGPVGPYWRRSGNNNNNLEDKIDHLDNQIRLLNIRLTRVIESLDRASEQ, encoded by the exons TTTTTCTCCCGACTAACAGAGAGGTTTGTGTATGGAGTAGATGTATTAGTGGAGACACTCTGGAGGATATGGACGGATCTCCTGGATGTTCTTGGAATTGATG CTTCCAATCTGACACACTACTTCAGTCCTGCAGCAGTTGCCAATAACCCTACTAGAGTTCTCATGCTGGTTGTCGCCATCCTCCTTGCTTACTGGTTTGCATCCTTGCTGCTGGGATTTTTCTTCTATGTCCTACACATCATGTTTGGGCGATTTTTCTGGCTTGTCCGTGTCTCTCTGTTTGCACTGTcatgcatttatatattacaGAAGTATGAAGGGGAACCAGAACATGCGATGATCCCTCTGTGCTTCGTGGTGGCTGTCTATTTCATGACAGGGCCTGTTGGACCTTACTGGAGAAGAAGcggcaacaacaacaacaaccttGAAGACAAGATCGATCATCTAGATAACCAGATTCGGCTTCTAAATATCCGTCTTACAAGAGTGATTGAGAGTCTGGACAGAGCCAGTGAGCAGTAG